A single window of Desulfovibrio sp. G11 DNA harbors:
- a CDS encoding DVU3141 family protein: MNTAFCPARASRISRLAALAAALLLVLPLAACGLGEAPQREETPPGPVESFMIISTPGQTTVLDDVQFGQGVNVSVDEVFTSAKGENCKRGTVLAGQKEAEVVVICQDDQGRWTMAPRVWGQGISKP, translated from the coding sequence ATGAACACAGCTTTCTGTCCCGCGCGCGCATCGCGCATCAGCCGTCTGGCGGCCTTGGCAGCCGCCCTCCTTCTTGTCCTGCCTCTGGCCGCATGCGGCCTTGGCGAAGCCCCGCAAAGGGAAGAAACACCCCCGGGGCCCGTGGAAAGCTTCATGATCATTTCCACCCCCGGCCAGACCACCGTGCTGGACGATGTGCAGTTCGGGCAGGGTGTTAATGTAAGCGTTGATGAAGTCTTTACTTCGGCCAAAGGCGAAAACTGCAAGCGCGGCACGGTGCTGGCCGGGCAGAAAGAGGCCGAAGTGGTCGTCATCTGCCAGGATGACCAGGGCCGCTGGACCATGGCCCCCAGAGTATGGGGCCAGGGCATTTCCAAACCGTAA
- the hcp gene encoding hydroxylamine reductase, translating into MFCYQCQETVGNKGCTQVGVCGKKPETAALQDALIYVTKGLGQIATRLRAEGKAVDHRIDRLVTGNLFATITNANFDDDILAERVRMTCAAKKELAASLTDKSGLSDAALWEASEKSAMLAKAGTVGVMATTDDDVRSLRWLITFGLKGMAAYAKHADVLGKHENSLDAFMQEALAKTLDDSLSVADLVALTLETGKFGVSAMALLDAANTGTYGHPEITKVNIGVGSNPGILISGHDLRDLEMLLKQTEGTGVDVYTHSEMLPAHYYPAFKKYAHFKGNYGNAWWKQKEEFESFNGPVLLTTNCLVPPKDSYKDRVYTTGIVGFTGCKHIPGEIGEHKDFSAIIAHAKTCPAPTEIESGEIIGGFAHNQVLALADKVIDAVKSGAIKKFVVMAGCDGRAKSRSYYTDFAEGLPKDTVILTAGCAKYRYNKLNLGDIGGIPRVLDAGQCNDSYSLAVIALKLKEVFGLEDVNDLPIVYNIAWYEQKAVIVLLALLSLGVKNIHLGPTLPAFLSPNVAKVLVEQFNIGGITSPQDDLKAFFG; encoded by the coding sequence ATGTTCTGCTACCAGTGCCAGGAAACCGTGGGTAACAAAGGCTGCACCCAGGTAGGCGTGTGCGGCAAAAAGCCTGAAACAGCCGCCCTTCAGGACGCGCTGATCTATGTGACCAAGGGCCTCGGCCAGATCGCCACGCGCCTGCGCGCCGAAGGCAAGGCCGTTGACCACAGGATAGACCGCCTGGTTACCGGCAACCTGTTTGCCACCATCACCAATGCCAACTTTGACGACGACATCCTTGCCGAGCGTGTGCGCATGACCTGTGCCGCCAAAAAGGAACTGGCCGCGTCCCTTACCGACAAGAGCGGCCTCAGCGATGCAGCCTTGTGGGAAGCATCCGAAAAGTCCGCCATGCTGGCCAAGGCCGGAACCGTAGGCGTTATGGCCACCACCGATGATGATGTGCGCTCCCTGCGCTGGCTCATCACCTTTGGGCTCAAGGGCATGGCGGCCTACGCCAAACATGCGGATGTGCTTGGCAAGCATGAAAACAGCCTTGACGCCTTCATGCAGGAAGCCCTTGCCAAAACCCTGGATGACAGCCTGAGCGTGGCCGACCTTGTGGCCCTGACCCTTGAAACGGGCAAGTTCGGCGTATCGGCCATGGCCCTGCTGGATGCTGCCAATACCGGTACCTACGGCCACCCAGAAATTACCAAGGTCAACATCGGCGTGGGCAGCAATCCCGGCATCCTCATTTCCGGGCATGACCTGCGCGACCTTGAAATGCTGCTCAAGCAGACCGAAGGCACAGGCGTTGACGTGTACACCCACTCTGAAATGCTGCCCGCCCATTACTACCCTGCCTTCAAGAAGTACGCGCACTTCAAGGGCAACTACGGCAATGCATGGTGGAAACAGAAAGAAGAATTTGAAAGCTTTAACGGCCCCGTGCTGCTGACCACCAACTGCCTTGTGCCGCCCAAAGACAGCTACAAGGACCGCGTGTACACCACCGGCATCGTGGGTTTTACGGGCTGCAAGCATATCCCCGGTGAAATCGGCGAACACAAGGACTTCAGCGCCATCATCGCCCATGCCAAGACCTGTCCCGCGCCTACGGAAATCGAATCCGGCGAAATCATCGGCGGCTTCGCGCACAATCAGGTACTGGCCCTGGCCGACAAGGTGATTGACGCGGTCAAATCCGGCGCCATCAAAAAGTTCGTGGTCATGGCCGGCTGCGACGGCCGCGCCAAGTCCCGCAGCTACTACACCGACTTTGCCGAAGGCCTGCCCAAAGACACGGTCATCCTTACCGCCGGTTGCGCCAAATATCGCTACAACAAGCTCAACCTGGGTGACATCGGCGGCATCCCGCGCGTACTGGACGCCGGGCAGTGCAACGACTCCTACTCCCTGGCCGTCATCGCCCTCAAGCTCAAGGAAGTATTCGGCCTCGAGGACGTCAACGACCTGCCCATCGTCTACAATATCGCCTGGTACGAGCAGAAGGCCGTTATCGTGCTGCTGGCCCTGCTGAGCCTCGGCGTGAAGAATATCCACCTCGGACCGACGCTGCCCGCCTTCCTTTCGCCCAACGTGGCCAAGGTGCTGGTGGAACAGTTCAACATCGGCGGCATCACCAGTCCGCAGGACGACCTCAAGGCGTTCTTCGGCTAA
- a CDS encoding Crp/Fnr family transcriptional regulator has translation MNQALKSCDLFAHMSPDEAKLCLGCSGAVEEKYGKGGMVFCETDAPTRLFVLLEGAVSVGRDSADGRRAVMARIDRPGDLFGEVYVFLDQASYGCSVQAESPVRVLAIPAKFFYSTCEKRCSMHAQIIRNMLSVFARKAFFLTRRVSLLSSGSLRRKIASLLLEHRNPDGSLNLLMNREQMADFLGVTRPSLSRELAAMRDEGLLHINGKNISLPHPDRLKEFYDYSVP, from the coding sequence ATGAATCAGGCCCTGAAAAGCTGCGATCTTTTCGCCCACATGAGCCCGGATGAGGCAAAGCTTTGCCTGGGGTGCAGCGGCGCGGTGGAAGAAAAATATGGCAAAGGGGGCATGGTTTTCTGCGAAACAGACGCCCCCACCCGGCTTTTTGTCCTGCTGGAAGGCGCCGTTTCCGTAGGGCGTGACAGCGCCGACGGCAGACGCGCCGTGATGGCCCGTATTGACCGCCCCGGCGACCTCTTCGGCGAAGTCTATGTTTTTCTTGATCAGGCCAGCTACGGCTGTAGCGTCCAGGCCGAAAGCCCCGTGCGCGTGCTGGCCATACCGGCAAAATTTTTCTATTCCACCTGCGAAAAACGCTGCAGCATGCATGCACAGATCATACGCAACATGCTTTCGGTATTCGCCCGCAAGGCTTTTTTTCTGACGCGCCGCGTATCACTGCTTTCATCGGGCAGCCTGCGTCGCAAGATCGCCTCTTTACTGCTTGAGCACCGCAACCCTGACGGCTCGCTGAATCTGCTCATGAACCGTGAACAGATGGCCGACTTTCTGGGCGTCACGCGGCCCTCGCTTTCACGCGAGCTGGCAGCCATGCGTGATGAAGGCCTGCTGCACATCAACGGAAAAAACATCTCCCTGCCTCATCCCGACCGCCTGAAAGAATTTTACGATTATTCTGTTCCGTAA
- a CDS encoding molybdopterin-binding protein has product MKVIHVHDAVGSVLCHDITRIVPGESKGPVFRKGHIVRPEDIKVLLETGKEHLYVFEPLAGMVHENDAAARIVAAVVGSNLVPGDPKEGRIDLVAACDGLLRVDVPALNRINGLGEITMATLHGMQFVTKGRAVAGTRVVPLMIGEDKLRCLEAAVSRPVIEVLPLARARVGVVTTGSEVYYGRIRDAFGPVLRKKFAALGSSVMGQTLTSDEVSMTASAIADFLHQGADMIVVTGGMSVDPDDRTPAAICASGAQILCYGAPVYPGAMFLLAYAEGPGGRVPVLGLPGCVMYHKASIFDLIVPRLLAGVEVTAEDVAALGHGGFCAGCPECAYPVCPFGK; this is encoded by the coding sequence ATGAAGGTCATACACGTTCATGATGCGGTAGGTAGTGTTCTTTGTCACGATATAACCAGAATTGTTCCCGGCGAGAGCAAGGGACCGGTATTTCGCAAAGGGCACATTGTGCGGCCCGAAGATATCAAGGTGCTGCTCGAAACAGGCAAGGAGCATCTTTATGTTTTTGAACCGCTTGCCGGAATGGTACACGAAAATGACGCCGCCGCCCGCATCGTGGCCGCCGTCGTGGGGTCCAACCTCGTGCCCGGTGATCCCAAAGAAGGGCGTATCGACCTTGTAGCCGCCTGTGACGGCCTGTTGCGGGTAGACGTGCCAGCCCTGAACAGGATCAACGGCTTGGGCGAGATCACCATGGCCACCCTGCACGGCATGCAGTTCGTGACAAAAGGGCGCGCTGTGGCGGGTACGCGGGTGGTTCCCCTTATGATCGGCGAGGACAAGCTGCGATGTCTTGAAGCCGCGGTAAGCCGGCCCGTCATTGAGGTGCTGCCTCTTGCGCGCGCCAGAGTGGGCGTGGTGACCACGGGCAGCGAGGTATACTACGGGCGCATCCGTGACGCCTTCGGCCCGGTGCTGCGTAAAAAATTTGCCGCGCTGGGCAGTTCCGTCATGGGGCAGACCCTGACCAGCGACGAAGTGAGCATGACTGCCTCGGCCATTGCGGATTTTTTGCATCAGGGCGCGGACATGATTGTGGTCACGGGTGGCATGTCTGTTGATCCTGACGACCGCACGCCTGCGGCCATATGCGCCTCAGGGGCGCAAATTCTCTGCTATGGCGCGCCGGTTTATCCGGGCGCCATGTTTCTTTTGGCCTATGCGGAAGGCCCCGGCGGCCGCGTGCCGGTACTGGGGCTGCCGGGTTGCGTCATGTACCACAAGGCCAGCATTTTTGACCTCATCGTGCCGCGTCTGCTGGCCGGGGTCGAAGTTACGGCTGAAGATGTCGCAGCTCTGGGACACGGCGGTTTTTGCGCCGGCTGCCCGGAGTGCGCTTATCCCGTTTGTCCGTTCGGCAAGTAG
- a CDS encoding cupin domain-containing protein, whose product MQRLLKNLDYATALPLAAQVDCQPGQVASKTLVQNDAVGITLFAFDKGEKISAHTSTGDAFVLALEGQGQVTINGQTSPLKAGESIIMPAGQPHSVSAVERFKMLLVVIFPPE is encoded by the coding sequence ATGCAACGCCTGCTCAAGAATCTGGATTACGCCACCGCGCTGCCCCTGGCCGCGCAGGTGGATTGCCAGCCGGGCCAGGTAGCCAGCAAGACGCTTGTTCAGAATGATGCCGTGGGTATAACCCTTTTCGCCTTTGACAAGGGCGAAAAAATCAGCGCCCACACCTCCACGGGCGACGCCTTTGTGCTGGCCCTTGAAGGACAGGGGCAAGTGACCATCAACGGACAGACCAGCCCCCTCAAGGCCGGAGAGTCCATCATCATGCCCGCAGGGCAGCCCCATTCCGTCAGCGCTGTGGAGCGCTTCAAGATGCTGCTGGTTGTCATTTTTCCGCCGGAGTAA
- a CDS encoding polysaccharide biosynthesis/export family protein — translation MLQQKYLLAVLALLALCGSARAADTVQPYAANLFQGNFAQNKEGAVIAPGDRVVVRLWGGDLNVDRTLAVGPDGHMNLPEVGDMPVAGLAYDKLADALRSKLAANGHADVQIYAAPLDARPVSVFVTGGVSRPGRYTGGPSDPLLSFLDKAGGLDPVRGSYRDIRLMRDGTTVTSLDLYPFARKGVLPAVRVQEGDTLVVGEKGPTITATGAVRNPALFEFPKGQATGTALMDLADPEGRASHIALNGTRNGAPYSTYLPLKDLRALQLEDGDKVQFIADAPGNTIMIEVQGAVRGASRFPVRQGARLRDVKNFIAVEPERANLEAMYIKRKSVAARQKKAIADSLRRLEETALTASSASTEEAQIRAKEAEMVSKFVERAKAVEPEGVVVLDGGPDKADLSLEEGDVIVIPTKSDVVLVSGEVMVPQAMLWGKKKDADDYIKGAGGLTSRADSGKILVMHQNGSVTQGGGDISPGDQILVLPKVESKSMQAVKDISQVLMQVAVSARVLLGLPTL, via the coding sequence ATGCTGCAACAAAAATATCTTCTTGCCGTTCTGGCGCTGCTGGCTCTTTGCGGCTCCGCCCGTGCCGCCGACACTGTACAACCCTATGCGGCCAACCTTTTTCAGGGCAACTTTGCCCAGAACAAGGAAGGCGCGGTCATTGCGCCCGGCGACCGTGTGGTGGTGCGCCTGTGGGGCGGCGACCTCAATGTGGACCGCACCCTCGCAGTAGGGCCGGACGGGCATATGAACCTGCCCGAAGTGGGCGACATGCCCGTGGCCGGCCTGGCCTACGACAAGCTGGCCGATGCCCTGCGCAGCAAACTGGCCGCCAACGGGCATGCTGATGTGCAGATTTACGCAGCGCCACTGGACGCGCGCCCCGTATCCGTTTTTGTAACGGGCGGCGTAAGCCGTCCGGGACGCTATACCGGCGGCCCCAGCGACCCCCTGCTCAGCTTTCTGGACAAGGCGGGCGGGCTTGACCCGGTGCGCGGCAGCTACCGCGACATCCGCCTCATGCGTGACGGCACAACCGTCACCAGCCTCGACCTCTATCCCTTTGCCCGCAAGGGCGTGCTGCCCGCCGTGCGCGTGCAGGAAGGCGACACCCTTGTGGTGGGCGAAAAAGGCCCCACCATCACGGCCACCGGGGCGGTCCGCAATCCCGCGCTCTTTGAGTTTCCCAAGGGGCAGGCCACCGGAACCGCACTTATGGACCTGGCCGACCCCGAGGGGCGCGCTTCGCACATAGCCCTGAACGGAACCCGCAACGGCGCGCCGTACAGCACCTACCTGCCCCTCAAGGATCTGCGTGCCCTGCAGCTTGAAGACGGCGACAAGGTGCAGTTTATCGCCGATGCGCCGGGCAATACCATCATGATTGAAGTGCAGGGAGCGGTGCGCGGGGCTTCACGCTTTCCCGTGCGTCAGGGTGCGCGCCTTCGGGACGTGAAAAACTTCATCGCCGTGGAACCGGAACGCGCCAACCTTGAAGCCATGTACATCAAGCGCAAAAGCGTGGCTGCCAGACAAAAAAAGGCCATTGCCGATTCCCTGCGCCGTCTTGAAGAAACAGCCCTTACCGCCTCGTCGGCCAGTACCGAGGAAGCGCAGATACGCGCCAAGGAAGCCGAAATGGTGTCCAAGTTCGTGGAGCGCGCCAAGGCTGTCGAACCGGAAGGAGTGGTGGTGCTGGACGGCGGCCCGGACAAGGCAGATCTGAGCCTTGAAGAGGGCGATGTCATCGTTATCCCCACCAAGAGCGATGTGGTACTGGTAAGCGGCGAGGTTATGGTTCCGCAGGCCATGCTCTGGGGCAAAAAGAAGGATGCCGACGACTATATCAAGGGTGCAGGCGGCCTGACCAGCCGCGCAGACAGCGGCAAGATTCTTGTCATGCACCAGAACGGTTCTGTAACTCAGGGCGGGGGCGACATCTCCCCCGGCGACCAGATACTGGTGCTGCCCAAGGTGGAATCCAAAAGCATGCAGGCCGTCAAGGACATCTCGCAGGTGCTCATGCAGGTGGCGGTATCTGCCCGGGTGCTGCTGGGGCTGCCGACCCTGTAA
- the cfa gene encoding cyclopropane fatty acyl phospholipid synthase gives MFESDIKKMLASVDVEIGGSRPWDIQVHNTKLYSRVLCFANLGLGEAYMEGWWNCTALDQFFYRVLRGGLEKRFRFTLPVLLEVLAYSFRNLQSPERARMVAVHHYDFGNDVFEAMLDPAMQYSCGYWENATNLEEAQRQKMDMICRKLQLQPGMNVLDIGCGWGGLGRYMAREYGVRVTGVTVSEAQARYAREHGEGEDLRWLLQDYRTLSGTFDRIVSVGMFEHVGRKNYAVYMDTVRRLLAEDGLFLLHTIGGNKARRCVDPWIEKYIFKNGILPSIHLVGNCVEGRMVMEDWENFGAYYDKTLMCWAENFARGRKEGRFQCSEAQSRMFLYYLLSCAGAFRARDLQLWQIVLSPRGVEGGYRRPKI, from the coding sequence ATGTTTGAATCGGACATCAAAAAAATGCTGGCTTCAGTAGATGTGGAGATTGGTGGATCCCGCCCGTGGGATATTCAGGTTCATAACACTAAACTTTACAGCCGTGTCCTGTGTTTCGCCAACCTGGGTCTGGGTGAGGCGTATATGGAAGGCTGGTGGAACTGCACGGCCCTTGACCAGTTTTTTTACCGTGTGCTGCGGGGTGGTCTGGAAAAGCGTTTCCGTTTTACCCTGCCTGTTCTGCTGGAGGTTCTTGCCTATTCATTCCGCAATCTGCAAAGCCCTGAGCGGGCGCGTATGGTGGCGGTGCACCACTATGATTTCGGCAATGACGTTTTTGAGGCCATGCTTGATCCGGCCATGCAGTACAGCTGCGGTTACTGGGAAAATGCCACGAATCTGGAGGAAGCACAGCGGCAGAAGATGGATATGATCTGCCGCAAGCTACAGTTGCAGCCGGGTATGAACGTGCTGGACATCGGTTGCGGCTGGGGCGGGCTTGGACGCTACATGGCGCGGGAATACGGCGTACGGGTCACTGGAGTGACGGTTTCCGAGGCACAGGCACGTTATGCACGAGAACACGGCGAAGGCGAGGACCTCCGCTGGTTGTTGCAGGACTACCGTACGCTTTCCGGCACGTTTGACCGTATTGTTTCTGTGGGCATGTTCGAGCATGTGGGGCGCAAGAACTATGCTGTTTATATGGACACCGTTCGCCGTCTTCTGGCAGAAGACGGCCTTTTTTTACTGCACACCATAGGAGGGAACAAGGCGCGTCGTTGCGTGGACCCCTGGATTGAAAAATACATCTTCAAAAACGGCATCCTGCCCAGCATCCATCTGGTCGGCAACTGTGTTGAAGGCCGTATGGTGATGGAAGACTGGGAAAATTTCGGCGCGTATTATGATAAGACCCTCATGTGTTGGGCCGAAAATTTCGCCCGGGGCAGAAAAGAGGGGAGATTCCAGTGCAGCGAGGCACAGAGCCGCATGTTTCTGTACTATCTGTTAAGCTGCGCCGGGGCTTTCCGCGCCCGTGACCTTCAGTTATGGCAGATCGTCCTTTCGCCAAGAGGTGTTGAAGGGGGATATAGACGGCCGAAGATATAA
- a CDS encoding molybdopterin-dependent aldehyde oxidoreductase: protein METKTLIVNGMARRLLVSPNDLLVDVLRSQLQLTSVKVGCGKGQCGACTVILDGKVVRACIIKMSRVAENASVTTLEGIGAPDCLHPLQHAWIQHGAAQCGFCTPGFIVSAKALLDENVAPSREDVRDWFQKHHNICRCTGYKPLVDAVMDAAAILRGEKTVEEISFKMPADGRIWGSSIPRPSAVAKVTGLAEFGADAALRMPENTLHLALAQAKVSHALIKGIDTSEAEKMPGVYKVLTHKDVKGKNRITGLITFPTNKGDGWERPILNDSKIFQYGDALAIVCADSEANARAAAEKVKFDLELLPEYMSAPEAMAPDAIEIHPGTPNVYYDQLEEKGEDTAPFFNDPANVVAEGSYYTQRQPHLPIEPDVGYGYINEQGQVVIHSKSVAIHLHALMIAPGLGLEFPKDLVLVQNTTGGTFGYKFSPTMEALVGVAVMATGRPCHLRYNYEQQQNYTGKRSPFWTTMRYAADRQGKILAMETDWSVDHGPYSEFGDLLTLRGAQYIGAGYGIANIRGTGRTVATNHCWGAAFRGYGAPESEFPSEVLMDELAEKLGMDPFELRALNCYREGDTTPSGQIPEVMSLPEMFDKMRPYYEESKKRVKERSTAEIKRGVGVALGVYGAGLDGPDTSEAWVELNDDGSVTLGNSWEDHGQGADAGSLGTAHEALRPLGITPENIHLVMNDTSKTPNSGPAGGSRSQVVTGNAIRVACEMLIEGMRKPGGGFFTPAEMKAEGRPMRYDGKWTAPAKDCDAKGQGSPFACYMYGLFLTEVAVEVATGKATVEKMVCVADIGKICNKLVVDGQIYGGLAQGVGLALSEDYEDLKKHSTMGGAGIPSIKMIPDDIEIVYVETPRKDGPFGASGVGEMPLTAPHAAIINGIYNACGARVRHLPARPEKVLEAMPR, encoded by the coding sequence ATGGAAACCAAAACCCTCATAGTCAACGGCATGGCCCGGCGCCTGCTGGTCAGTCCCAATGATCTTCTGGTAGACGTGCTGCGCAGCCAGCTGCAGCTCACCAGCGTAAAGGTGGGCTGCGGCAAGGGCCAGTGCGGTGCATGCACGGTTATTCTGGATGGCAAGGTGGTGCGGGCCTGCATCATCAAAATGAGCCGGGTGGCTGAAAATGCTTCGGTAACCACACTTGAAGGCATCGGCGCTCCCGATTGTCTACATCCGCTGCAGCATGCGTGGATCCAGCACGGCGCGGCACAATGCGGCTTCTGTACGCCCGGCTTCATTGTTTCGGCCAAGGCCCTGCTGGACGAAAATGTCGCTCCCAGCCGCGAAGATGTGCGCGACTGGTTCCAGAAGCATCACAACATCTGCCGCTGTACGGGCTACAAGCCCCTCGTGGACGCCGTCATGGACGCGGCCGCCATACTGCGTGGCGAAAAAACCGTTGAGGAAATCAGCTTCAAGATGCCTGCCGATGGCCGCATCTGGGGCAGCAGTATCCCGCGGCCCAGCGCCGTGGCCAAGGTGACGGGTCTGGCCGAGTTCGGCGCGGACGCCGCCCTGCGCATGCCTGAAAACACCTTGCATCTGGCTCTTGCCCAGGCCAAGGTATCGCATGCCCTTATCAAGGGTATTGATACGTCCGAAGCCGAAAAAATGCCCGGCGTGTACAAGGTGCTGACCCATAAGGATGTGAAGGGCAAAAACCGCATTACAGGGCTTATCACCTTCCCCACCAACAAGGGTGACGGCTGGGAACGGCCTATTCTTAATGACAGCAAGATATTCCAGTATGGCGATGCCCTCGCCATCGTTTGTGCCGATTCCGAGGCCAATGCCCGCGCCGCTGCCGAAAAGGTCAAGTTTGACCTGGAGCTTCTGCCAGAATACATGAGCGCCCCCGAAGCGATGGCTCCGGACGCCATTGAAATCCACCCCGGCACACCCAACGTCTATTACGACCAGCTTGAAGAAAAGGGCGAAGACACGGCCCCGTTCTTCAATGATCCTGCCAATGTGGTTGCCGAAGGCAGCTACTATACCCAGCGTCAGCCCCATCTGCCCATCGAGCCTGACGTGGGGTACGGCTATATCAACGAGCAGGGGCAGGTTGTCATCCACTCAAAATCTGTAGCCATTCATCTGCACGCCCTCATGATCGCTCCCGGTCTTGGTCTGGAATTCCCCAAGGACCTTGTGCTGGTGCAGAACACCACGGGCGGCACGTTCGGTTACAAGTTCAGCCCCACCATGGAAGCGCTGGTGGGCGTGGCCGTTATGGCTACCGGCCGTCCCTGCCACCTGCGCTATAACTACGAGCAGCAGCAGAACTACACCGGCAAACGTTCACCTTTCTGGACCACCATGCGCTATGCCGCTGACAGGCAGGGCAAGATTCTCGCTATGGAAACGGACTGGAGCGTGGACCACGGCCCCTACTCCGAATTCGGCGACCTGCTGACCCTGCGCGGCGCGCAGTATATCGGCGCGGGCTACGGTATTGCCAATATCCGCGGCACGGGCCGCACTGTGGCTACCAACCACTGCTGGGGCGCGGCCTTCCGGGGTTATGGCGCACCGGAGTCGGAATTCCCATCCGAAGTGCTCATGGACGAACTGGCCGAAAAACTCGGCATGGATCCCTTCGAGCTGCGCGCTCTCAACTGCTACAGAGAGGGCGACACCACTCCTTCGGGGCAGATTCCTGAAGTCATGAGTCTGCCGGAAATGTTTGATAAGATGCGTCCCTATTACGAAGAATCCAAAAAGCGCGTCAAAGAGCGTTCCACTGCCGAAATCAAGCGCGGTGTGGGTGTTGCCCTTGGTGTGTACGGTGCCGGTCTGGACGGGCCGGACACCTCCGAAGCCTGGGTGGAACTTAATGACGATGGCAGCGTGACCCTGGGCAACTCGTGGGAAGACCACGGGCAGGGCGCTGACGCAGGCAGCCTGGGTACGGCCCATGAAGCCCTGCGGCCCCTGGGCATCACGCCTGAAAACATCCATCTGGTCATGAACGACACCAGCAAGACCCCCAACTCCGGGCCTGCGGGCGGTTCACGTTCACAGGTGGTCACGGGTAACGCCATCCGCGTGGCCTGCGAAATGCTCATTGAGGGCATGCGCAAGCCCGGCGGCGGTTTCTTCACGCCTGCAGAAATGAAGGCCGAAGGTCGCCCCATGCGCTATGACGGCAAGTGGACCGCCCCGGCCAAGGATTGTGACGCCAAGGGGCAGGGTTCACCCTTTGCCTGCTACATGTACGGGCTTTTCCTCACCGAAGTGGCGGTGGAAGTGGCCACGGGCAAAGCCACGGTGGAAAAAATGGTCTGCGTGGCCGACATTGGCAAGATCTGCAACAAGCTTGTGGTGGACGGCCAGATTTACGGCGGCCTCGCCCAGGGTGTGGGGCTGGCCCTCAGTGAAGACTACGAAGACCTCAAGAAACACAGCACCATGGGTGGAGCGGGCATTCCCTCTATCAAGATGATTCCTGACGATATCGAGATCGTCTATGTGGAAACACCCCGCAAGGATGGCCCCTTCGGCGCTTCGGGCGTGGGCGAAATGCCCCTTACCGCGCCGCATGCGGCCATCATCAACGGCATCTACAATGCCTGCGGCGCGCGTGTCCGGCATCTGCCTGCGCGGCCCGAAAAGGTCTTGGAGGCCATGCCCAGGTAA
- a CDS encoding metal-dependent hydrolase: MKWITHQATAVAAALALHLPAAGVAAACAGAVLPDVLDQRMAGLAPTRRGRQRIFNAVHRGITHWFGWWLGLCVAAFVLPAAELGPIGRDVLLGLGFGGLSHVALDMLTPSGVPLTPFSRRNRVSLRLCSTGSLGEYCFLACVVGLTWWFYGEDLLHMTRHLARMKVL; the protein is encoded by the coding sequence ATGAAGTGGATAACCCATCAGGCCACGGCCGTGGCCGCTGCCCTGGCATTGCACCTGCCTGCCGCCGGAGTGGCGGCAGCCTGTGCCGGAGCCGTATTGCCCGATGTGCTGGATCAGCGCATGGCGGGGCTGGCCCCCACCAGACGGGGAAGACAGAGAATATTCAATGCCGTGCACCGGGGCATTACACACTGGTTTGGCTGGTGGCTGGGCCTGTGCGTGGCTGCCTTTGTTTTGCCGGCGGCCGAGCTTGGCCCCATAGGGCGTGATGTGTTGCTGGGCCTGGGATTTGGCGGCTTAAGCCATGTGGCTCTGGACATGCTGACGCCTTCCGGGGTTCCGCTGACGCCGTTTTCACGCCGCAACAGGGTTTCGCTCAGGCTCTGTTCCACCGGCAGCCTTGGGGAATACTGTTTTCTGGCCTGTGTGGTCGGGCTGACGTGGTGGTTTTACGGCGAAGACCTGCTGCACATGACACGCCACCTCGCCCGTATGAAAGTTTTGTAG